Proteins encoded in a region of the Spiroplasma endosymbiont of Amphimallon solstitiale genome:
- a CDS encoding DUF3196 family protein produces the protein MINHDNYYQDIIGKINHLISENKWDQAMKLVKHELEMPYIPIHHEITLQELHHNITTHIRLNSKNESHEWNLERISRVLMNPFDEDLHPVAFYYLQSHNARLILPTIKIYLTNKNINNINKTQLLFILNNQGIDEEIEVIKGHDTFKINPKKITQWQESLVYLKITKIFEDEVHIDNPGIYGICLFLLDSYFENLFPTLPNKNQAAALAAALYIRACSLQFISVKLVESAKKFKTTTTLIKKYLSIMIQQQIT, from the coding sequence ATGATAAATCATGACAATTATTATCAAGACATTATTGGTAAAATTAACCACCTCATTAGTGAAAATAAATGAGATCAAGCAATGAAGTTGGTCAAACATGAATTAGAGATGCCTTATATTCCTATTCATCATGAAATTACATTACAAGAGTTACATCATAATATTACTACTCATATTAGATTAAATAGTAAAAATGAAAGTCATGAGTGAAATTTAGAGAGAATAAGTCGTGTATTAATGAATCCATTTGATGAAGATCTTCATCCGGTGGCATTTTATTATTTACAAAGTCATAATGCTAGGTTAATTTTGCCAACAATTAAGATTTATCTTACAAATAAAAATATAAATAATATAAATAAAACACAACTATTATTTATATTAAATAATCAAGGTATTGATGAAGAAATAGAAGTAATAAAAGGTCATGATACATTTAAAATTAATCCAAAAAAAATAACACAATGACAGGAATCACTCGTTTATTTAAAAATTACAAAAATATTTGAAGATGAAGTTCATATTGATAATCCAGGTATTTATGGTATTTGCTTGTTTTTATTGGATAGTTATTTTGAGAATTTGTTTCCAACATTACCTAATAAAAATCAAGCAGCAGCATTAGCAGCTGCTTTGTATATTCGTGCTTGTAGTTTACAGTTTATTAGTGTAAAATTGGTAGAAAGTGCTAAAAAATTTAAAACTACTACTACTTTAATAAAAAAATACTTAAGTATTATGATTCAACAACAAATTACATAA
- the tig gene encoding trigger factor produces MTLNIIKDEKNGLGKWHVTIDAKTWKDQLAKAENKLIAQVEIPGFRKGKVPTKMAKKHVTEEQTLQTATKAVITIAYDFALKQKPNLMPTNQPEVNVEKSTIKECEIMFVFDLPAEITIGKYRGIDIVKPVATVNQEEIDTQIKLLQDRFAIFNPKEKGKLEKGDTAVFNFTGFLEGKKFPGGEAKNMELEIGSGKFIPGFEEGMIGMETKSKKTIEVTFPEDYHVPNLKGQLVQFEIELNEIKTKVINEGLEELVKDVNIPDVTTTEQLLENIKKQIEVQKTMTIKEQFMEELIAKIVKDSKIIIPNFAVKNETERLENEFKKQLANQNFTIENYMAATGLSHEEIINEIKKDAIMQLQNFLVIEEIIKKEKIEITEEEVQKQLITFADQFKISIEEVKANIKDLSLVTTTLKRNKAFDLLWESNGKNQKQTTSA; encoded by the coding sequence ATGACATTAAATATTATAAAAGATGAAAAAAATGGTCTTGGAAAATGACATGTTACCATTGATGCTAAAACTTGAAAAGATCAATTGGCAAAAGCTGAAAATAAATTGATTGCACAAGTAGAAATTCCTGGATTTCGTAAAGGAAAAGTTCCTACTAAAATGGCTAAAAAACATGTAACTGAAGAACAAACTTTACAAACAGCAACTAAAGCAGTTATTACTATTGCTTATGATTTTGCCTTAAAACAAAAACCTAACTTAATGCCTACTAATCAACCCGAAGTTAATGTGGAAAAATCTACTATTAAAGAGTGTGAAATAATGTTTGTATTTGATTTACCAGCAGAAATTACTATTGGTAAATATCGTGGTATTGATATAGTAAAACCTGTAGCAACTGTTAATCAAGAAGAAATTGATACTCAAATTAAACTATTACAAGATCGTTTTGCTATTTTTAATCCAAAAGAAAAAGGAAAATTAGAAAAAGGTGATACTGCAGTTTTTAATTTCACTGGTTTTTTAGAAGGTAAAAAATTCCCTGGCGGTGAAGCTAAAAACATGGAATTAGAAATTGGTTCTGGTAAATTTATTCCTGGTTTTGAAGAAGGAATGATCGGTATGGAAACTAAATCTAAAAAAACTATTGAAGTAACTTTCCCAGAAGATTATCATGTTCCAAATTTAAAAGGTCAATTAGTACAATTTGAAATTGAATTAAACGAAATAAAAACAAAAGTTATTAATGAAGGTTTAGAAGAATTAGTAAAAGATGTTAACATTCCAGATGTTACTACTACTGAACAATTATTAGAAAATATTAAAAAACAAATTGAAGTACAAAAAACAATGACAATTAAGGAACAATTTATGGAAGAACTTATTGCTAAAATTGTTAAAGATTCAAAAATAATAATTCCAAATTTTGCTGTTAAAAATGAAACTGAACGTTTAGAAAATGAATTTAAAAAACAATTAGCTAATCAAAACTTTACAATTGAAAACTATATGGCAGCAACTGGTTTATCTCATGAAGAAATTATTAATGAAATAAAAAAGGATGCAATTATGCAACTTCAGAATTTTTTAGTTATTGAAGAAATTATTAAAAAAGAAAAAATAGAAATTACCGAAGAAGAAGTTCAAAAACAATTAATAACATTTGCCGACCAATTTAAAATAAGCATTGAAGAAGTTAAAGCAAATATTAAAGATTTAAGTTTAGTTACTACTACCCTAAAACGTAATAAAGCCTTTGATTTATTATGAGAAAGTAACGGTAAAAACCAAAAGCAAACAACAAGTGCTTAA
- the lon gene encoding endopeptidase La has translation MKIKNITNIPVLVTRGSFVFPTVEIELEVGRHKSVAAINESVAKFNSEIILVSQKNPKVDNPQLSEVYNHGTLCKVQIQKSHNDGTLTVSFYGQQRVKVSKFYDDKFYTGDAETLVSPNVSKSLEEELIQRIVNNLQQILDVHGSIPQGVISQITDGMKASEIIDKMAQFLPFLTINKRQEILQEIDINKRLDLLLKDVGGQKQVGAIEKDLTAKIKDRIDEQQREYYLRERLRAIKEELGEIDGKSNEMKRYLERLETEEFPEAIKTRVKEEISRYEDMPQASSESNIIRTYIDWMMTLPWFQKSEEKFDLINAKKILDKYHYGLEKVKERIIEYLAVKKMAKAMPGQIICLVGPPGVGKTSLAKSIAEAMGRTFVKVSLGGVKDESEIRGHRKTYIGAMPGRIIQGMKRAKVINPLFLLDEIDKMSSDYRGDPASAMLEVLDPEQNANFSDHYIEENYDLSQVMFLATANYIEGIPEPLKDRMEIIELSSYTELEKLEIAKKYLIPRVIEITGLNNKMLKFKPNSIEEIIKYYTRESGVRQLERLLNKIARKFIVKLLNKKISTEEIVADNVKDYLGKQIFDYTKKENESQIGVVTGLAYTQYGGDILPIEVNYFKGKGNLVLTGKLGEVMKESATIALDYIKANAITFNIPDTFFAEHDIHIHVPEGAVPKDGPSAGITLTTAIISALTSKPVSKDIGMTGEITLRGHVLPIGGLKEKSISAHRSGLKTILIPKANIKDLEDIPEEVKKKLNIVSVEFYSEVYDFIFNKHKAKIHSPINNIKPTSSIIDEG, from the coding sequence ATGAAGATAAAAAATATTACTAATATTCCAGTACTAGTAACAAGAGGAAGTTTTGTTTTCCCAACAGTTGAAATAGAACTAGAAGTTGGCAGACATAAATCAGTAGCGGCAATTAATGAATCGGTAGCTAAGTTTAATTCAGAAATTATTTTAGTTTCGCAAAAGAATCCAAAAGTAGATAATCCTCAATTAAGTGAAGTCTACAATCATGGTACTTTGTGTAAAGTTCAAATTCAAAAAAGTCATAATGATGGTACACTTACCGTATCTTTTTATGGACAACAAAGAGTTAAAGTTTCTAAGTTTTATGATGATAAATTTTATACAGGAGATGCTGAAACTTTAGTTAGTCCTAATGTTTCAAAATCATTAGAAGAAGAGTTGATCCAAAGAATTGTAAATAATTTACAACAGATTTTAGATGTTCATGGTTCAATTCCACAAGGTGTAATTAGTCAAATCACCGATGGAATGAAAGCTAGTGAAATTATTGATAAAATGGCTCAATTTTTACCATTTTTAACTATCAATAAACGCCAAGAAATTTTACAAGAAATTGATATTAATAAACGTTTAGATTTATTATTGAAAGATGTTGGTGGTCAAAAACAAGTTGGTGCCATTGAAAAGGATTTAACAGCTAAAATTAAAGATCGTATTGATGAACAACAACGTGAATATTATTTACGAGAAAGATTGCGTGCTATTAAAGAAGAATTAGGCGAAATTGATGGTAAGTCTAATGAAATGAAACGTTATTTAGAACGCTTAGAAACAGAAGAGTTTCCTGAAGCAATCAAAACTCGTGTTAAAGAAGAAATTAGTCGTTATGAAGATATGCCACAAGCTTCAAGTGAATCAAATATAATTCGTACATACATTGATTGAATGATGACTTTACCTTGATTTCAAAAAAGTGAAGAAAAATTTGATTTAATTAATGCAAAAAAAATTCTTGATAAATATCACTATGGTTTAGAAAAAGTTAAAGAAAGAATTATTGAATATCTTGCTGTTAAAAAAATGGCTAAGGCAATGCCAGGACAAATTATTTGTTTAGTTGGCCCTCCTGGTGTTGGTAAGACTTCTTTAGCTAAATCAATTGCTGAAGCGATGGGGCGTACTTTCGTTAAAGTTTCACTTGGTGGAGTTAAAGATGAATCTGAAATTCGTGGTCATCGTAAAACTTATATTGGTGCGATGCCAGGAAGAATTATCCAAGGTATGAAACGTGCTAAAGTTATTAATCCATTATTTTTATTAGATGAAATTGATAAAATGTCATCTGATTATCGTGGTGATCCAGCTAGTGCTATGTTAGAAGTATTAGATCCTGAACAAAATGCTAATTTTTCAGATCATTATATTGAAGAAAATTATGATTTATCACAAGTTATGTTTCTAGCAACAGCTAATTATATAGAAGGTATCCCTGAACCATTAAAAGATCGAATGGAAATTATTGAACTTTCTTCATATACAGAATTAGAAAAACTTGAAATTGCAAAAAAATATTTAATTCCTCGTGTTATTGAAATTACTGGTTTAAATAATAAAATGTTAAAATTTAAACCAAATTCAATTGAAGAAATAATTAAATATTATACAAGAGAATCAGGTGTTCGACAGTTAGAAAGATTATTAAATAAAATTGCTCGTAAATTTATTGTTAAACTTTTAAATAAAAAAATTAGTACTGAAGAAATTGTTGCTGATAATGTTAAAGATTATTTAGGAAAACAAATTTTCGATTATACTAAAAAAGAAAATGAATCACAAATTGGAGTGGTAACTGGTCTTGCTTATACTCAATATGGTGGTGATATCTTACCAATTGAAGTAAACTACTTTAAAGGAAAAGGTAATTTAGTATTAACTGGTAAATTAGGTGAAGTTATGAAAGAATCTGCTACTATTGCTTTAGATTATATTAAAGCAAATGCTATTACTTTCAATATTCCTGATACTTTCTTTGCAGAACATGATATTCATATCCATGTTCCTGAAGGAGCAGTGCCAAAGGATGGTCCAAGTGCTGGTATTACTTTAACAACTGCAATTATTTCTGCTCTGACAAGTAAACCTGTATCAAAAGATATTGGTATGACAGGTGAAATTACACTTCGTGGTCATGTATTACCAATTGGTGGATTAAAAGAAAAATCAATTTCTGCTCATCGTAGTGGACTAAAAACAATTTTAATTCCAAAAGCTAATATAAAAGACTTAGAAGATATTCCAGAAGAAGTAAAGAAAAAATTAAATATTGTTTCAGTTGAATTTTATTCTGAAGTATATGATTTTATTTTTAATAAACATAAAGCAAAAATTCACTCACCTATTAATAATATTAAACCAACTTCAAGTATTATTGATGAAGGTTAA
- a CDS encoding rolling circle replication-associated protein, whose protein sequence is MYHYFSTKLKKYLGELKYFYVYEYQTRGAVHFHILFNRKIPYSMIIDWWPHAEKQCIKLIIVKKGSNEFVIKYLGKYVTKALDDV, encoded by the coding sequence ATGTATCATTACTTTTCTACAAAATTAAAAAAATATTTAGGCGAATTAAAGTATTTTTATGTTTATGAATATCAAACTCGTGGTGCTGTTCATTTTCATATATTATTTAATCGTAAAATACCTTACAGTATGATAATTGATTGATGACCACATGCAGAGAAACAATGTATTAAGTTAATTATTGTTAAAAAAGGTTCTAATGAATTTGTTATTAAATATTTGGGTAAATATGTTACAAAAGCATTAGATGATGTTTAG
- a CDS encoding IS30 family transposase, protein MYKYLTIESIIAIKEYKSYGFSIRKIAKAIDYSKSTVHRVCRLLNQNLLPLEILNKIQKNKQNAGRKLIILTLIEINTINHLLITKNYALDIIANFLKENKIKSISTKTLYNMFKTNRMGFDENNLLRKGKNKPHKQKETRGRINNCKSIHERNLIIPNIKNIEEFGHLEGDTIIGKDHKSSIITLADIWSKTTIPLATKNNKSENITKSIIKFISKLQKGTVKTITFDRGKEFSKWKLIEKNCNVKIYFADPGKPCQRGLNENNNGILRRYLPKSTDLSSYKQKDLNTIAFQINSTPRKSLSYKRPIDLIQLF, encoded by the coding sequence ATGTATAAGTATCTGACTATTGAATCAATAATAGCAATAAAAGAATATAAAAGTTATGGATTTTCGATTCGTAAAATAGCAAAAGCCATTGATTATAGTAAATCAACTGTACATAGAGTTTGTAGATTATTAAATCAAAACTTATTGCCATTAGAAATATTGAATAAAATTCAAAAAAATAAACAAAATGCAGGTAGAAAATTAATAATTTTAACTTTAATAGAAATTAATACTATTAATCATTTGTTAATTACTAAAAATTATGCTCTTGATATAATTGCTAATTTTTTAAAGGAAAATAAAATAAAAAGTATTTCAACAAAAACTTTATATAACATGTTTAAAACAAATCGAATGGGTTTTGACGAAAATAACTTATTGAGAAAAGGAAAAAATAAACCTCACAAACAAAAAGAAACTAGGGGCAGAATTAATAATTGTAAGTCTATTCATGAAAGAAATTTAATCATTCCTAATATTAAAAATATAGAAGAATTTGGTCATTTAGAGGGTGATACTATCATTGGTAAAGATCATAAAAGTTCTATTATTACTTTAGCTGATATATGATCAAAAACCACAATTCCTTTAGCAACTAAAAATAATAAATCAGAAAATATTACAAAAAGTATAATAAAATTTATTTCAAAGTTACAAAAAGGAACAGTTAAAACTATTACTTTTGATCGTGGTAAAGAATTTAGTAAATGAAAATTAATCGAAAAAAATTGTAATGTTAAGATTTATTTTGCAGATCCTGGTAAACCTTGTCAAAGAGGTTTAAATGAAAATAATAATGGTATTTTAAGAAGATATTTACCAAAATCTACAGATCTATCTTCATATAAACAAAAAGATTTAAATACTATAGCATTTCAAATTAATTCTACACCCAGAAAATCACTATCTTATAAAAGACCAATAGATTTAATACAATTATTTTAA
- a CDS encoding ABC transporter ATP-binding protein yields the protein MIKDKKNNVEIINVSKNYDSNEVIKNVSLNIAIGAKIGIVGPNGTGKTTLCEMISQLRKPTTGTINIKPDLKIGMQLQETKFPRGLTGWDMAQYYMRAYRLNKSVEDIQKLLYYLDAEAFINKPIITLSGGQQQKINILLALIVEPDLLILDELATGLDLEVRERIYELLEKEVFIKPNLSVLIVSHNMQEIERFCQQIIFMFEGSIISINDVKTVVKEYGSIEEYVKTKFKEYKIGMYDSEALLKRLGGENNEKWAKSWKKHLKKQK from the coding sequence ATGATTAAAGATAAAAAAAATAATGTTGAAATCATTAATGTCAGTAAAAACTATGATAGTAATGAAGTCATTAAAAATGTTAGTCTGAATATTGCTATTGGTGCCAAAATTGGTATTGTTGGCCCCAATGGTACTGGAAAAACAACATTATGTGAAATGATTTCCCAACTTCGTAAACCAACAACAGGTACTATTAATATTAAACCTGATTTAAAAATAGGCATGCAATTACAAGAAACTAAATTTCCTCGTGGTCTAACTGGTTGAGATATGGCCCAATATTATATGAGAGCTTATCGTTTAAATAAGTCTGTTGAAGACATTCAAAAGTTATTGTACTATTTGGACGCTGAAGCATTTATTAATAAACCTATTATTACTTTATCGGGTGGTCAACAACAAAAAATAAATATTTTATTAGCATTAATTGTTGAACCAGATTTATTAATTTTAGATGAATTAGCTACGGGATTAGATTTAGAGGTACGTGAGCGAATTTATGAATTACTAGAAAAAGAAGTTTTTATTAAACCTAATCTTTCAGTATTAATTGTTTCACATAATATGCAAGAAATTGAACGTTTTTGTCAACAAATTATTTTCATGTTTGAAGGTTCAATTATTAGTATAAATGATGTTAAAACTGTTGTTAAAGAATATGGAAGTATTGAAGAATATGTTAAAACTAAATTTAAAGAATATAAAATAGGTATGTATGATAGCGAAGCGTTATTAAAAAGATTAGGAGGGGAAAATAATGAAAAATGAGCTAAGTCTTGAAAAAAACACCTTAAAAAACAAAAATAA
- a CDS encoding Mbov_0401 family ICE element transposase-like protein, whose translation MSFNYLWTLNEATKRMYQSFRDDVKNQWEKTDWRILKERDRKYIPVKIKTRTRNTINGLVTYKCRDYKYYDEQLKKWVPICLLDEKLQLPKYKRTCQDIKNNVIEHFADGKKYRDILHTMKQTKFSTTSIGRVFQEYQVNKLDVPKIKLEPNQFIYISIDDGHRKFWKFKRNSGKYSMRLVLFCTDNINHKLVNKRVDVIIRPTKTAIGFKKTAEFILEQGNRFFENFDQAKIIICGDSAEWIKDVADYLGAQFVLDKFHLVKKLYVGIIAGNKGKYWNEYNTCRNFIENCQYDELIKYMNEILKNHKKLKKQYFKNNKQGIENQGAKWNIGTFAESNIWYILKEMLGNRTYSINIYIKMVIFKCNLVNSKT comes from the coding sequence ATGAGTTTTAATTACTTATGAACTTTAAATGAAGCAACTAAAAGAATGTATCAATCATTTAGAGATGATGTAAAAAATCAATGAGAAAAAACAGATTGAAGAATCTTAAAAGAAAGAGATAGAAAATATATCCCCGTTAAAATTAAAACAAGAACTAGAAATACTATCAATGGTCTTGTTACTTATAAATGTCGTGATTATAAATATTATGATGAACAATTAAAAAAATGAGTTCCTATTTGTTTATTAGATGAAAAATTGCAATTACCTAAATACAAAAGGACTTGTCAAGATATCAAAAATAATGTTATTGAACATTTTGCAGATGGAAAAAAATATCGTGATATTTTACATACTATGAAACAAACAAAATTTAGTACAACAAGTATTGGAAGAGTATTTCAAGAATATCAAGTCAATAAATTAGATGTTCCTAAAATAAAATTAGAACCAAATCAATTTATTTATATTAGTATTGATGATGGACATCGTAAGTTTTGAAAATTTAAACGTAATTCTGGTAAATATTCAATGCGCTTAGTATTATTTTGTACAGATAATATTAATCATAAATTAGTTAATAAAAGAGTAGATGTAATAATAAGACCAACAAAAACAGCAATTGGTTTTAAAAAAACTGCTGAATTTATTTTAGAACAAGGAAATAGATTTTTTGAAAATTTTGACCAAGCAAAAATTATTATTTGTGGTGATAGTGCAGAATGAATTAAAGATGTTGCTGATTATTTAGGTGCACAATTTGTTTTAGATAAATTCCATTTAGTTAAAAAGTTATATGTAGGAATAATTGCTGGAAATAAAGGAAAATATTGAAACGAATATAATACTTGTAGAAATTTTATTGAAAATTGTCAATATGATGAGTTAATAAAATATATGAATGAAATATTAAAAAATCATAAAAAATTAAAAAAACAATATTTTAAAAATAATAAACAAGGAATTGAAAATCAAGGTGCTAAATGAAATATAGGTACTTTTGCTGAAAGTAATATTTGATATATTTTAAAAGAAATGCTTGGTAATAGAACATATAGTATAAATATTTATATTAAAATGGTTATTTTTAAGTGTAATCTTGTAAATTCTAAAACATAA
- a CDS encoding IS256 family transposase produces the protein MAKKQNINNNDPISKAVDLLLENTEDLTTVFKEGGLYKELTKRLVEKMLNSEMQNYLGYEKNQHSNTENARNGTSSKKLITQQGKIEIDVPRDRNSDFTPVIVAKRQRRFDGFDQQVLSLYAKGMTLSDIRMQLQELYHGADISESVISQITDDVIDDVKTWQNRPLESIYPIVYFDCIVVKVRQDKRIINKSVYIALGVDLEGKKDVLGLWISENEGAKFWLANFTEMKNRGLNDILIACSDNLTGMSEAIQAVYPKTEHQLCIVHQIRNSLKYVSYKHRKTLVTDLKPIYSACSEEQAMQALESFESKWNKQYPQIAKSWYKNWENLMIFISYPAEIKRVIYTTNAIESVNSQLRKVIRNKKAFPNDMSVFKIFYLAIENITKKWTLPIQNWNTAIAHFMIKFEDRINLN, from the coding sequence ATGGCTAAAAAACAAAATATTAATAATAATGATCCAATATCAAAAGCAGTAGATTTATTATTAGAAAATACTGAAGATTTAACAACAGTTTTTAAAGAAGGGGGTTTATATAAAGAATTAACAAAACGTTTAGTTGAAAAAATGTTGAATTCTGAAATGCAAAATTATTTAGGATATGAAAAAAATCAACATAGTAATACTGAAAATGCTCGTAATGGTACAAGTTCAAAAAAATTAATAACTCAACAAGGTAAAATTGAGATTGATGTACCAAGAGATCGCAATAGTGATTTTACTCCTGTAATAGTTGCAAAAAGACAGCGAAGATTTGATGGTTTTGATCAACAAGTGCTTTCACTATATGCAAAAGGTATGACTCTATCTGACATTAGAATGCAGTTACAAGAGTTATATCATGGTGCTGATATTAGTGAAAGTGTTATTAGTCAAATTACTGATGATGTTATTGATGATGTCAAAACATGACAAAATCGACCATTAGAAAGCATTTATCCGATTGTTTATTTTGATTGTATAGTAGTTAAAGTTCGACAAGATAAACGGATTATTAATAAATCAGTTTATATAGCATTAGGAGTTGATTTAGAAGGTAAAAAAGATGTTTTAGGCTTATGAATTAGTGAAAATGAAGGTGCTAAATTTTGATTAGCTAATTTCACAGAAATGAAAAATCGAGGCTTAAATGATATTTTGATTGCTTGTAGTGATAATTTAACAGGCATGTCAGAAGCAATACAAGCAGTTTATCCTAAAACAGAACATCAATTATGCATTGTTCATCAAATTCGAAATAGTTTAAAATATGTTTCATACAAACATCGAAAAACTCTAGTTACAGATTTAAAACCAATTTATAGTGCATGTAGTGAAGAACAAGCAATGCAAGCTTTAGAATCATTTGAAAGTAAATGAAATAAACAATATCCCCAAATTGCTAAATCTTGATATAAAAATTGAGAAAATTTGATGATTTTTATTAGTTATCCTGCAGAAATCAAAAGAGTAATTTATACAACAAATGCTATTGAATCTGTTAATAGTCAATTACGAAAAGTTATTAGAAACAAAAAAGCTTTTCCTAATGATATGTCAGTTTTTAAAATATTTTATTTAGCAATTGAAAATATAACAAAAAAATGAACATTGCCTATTCAAAATTGAAATACAGCAATTGCTCATTTTATGATAAAATTTGAAGACAGAATTAATCTGAACTAG